Proteins encoded in a region of the Ralstonia pseudosolanacearum genome:
- a CDS encoding Ntn hydrolase family protein gives MTTCVVVKKDGEVAIAADSLVTFGDTRLARGYEQNQKIFQVGESLIALAGTTAHFPVMRSLLAGLADECRLGSRDDVFRTFLKVHEKLKDEYFVNTKEDDDDPYESSQITCLIANPTGIYGVYSYREVFAFDRFWGIGSGRNFALGAMSAVYDMPGRTAADIARVGVAAGVEFDKSSGGPIEVHTVRLQDG, from the coding sequence ATGACGACGTGCGTGGTGGTCAAGAAAGACGGCGAGGTGGCAATCGCGGCGGATTCGCTGGTGACGTTCGGCGACACGCGCCTGGCGCGCGGCTACGAGCAGAACCAGAAGATCTTCCAGGTGGGCGAATCGCTGATCGCGCTGGCGGGCACGACGGCCCACTTCCCGGTGATGCGCAGCCTGCTGGCGGGCCTGGCCGACGAATGCCGGCTCGGCTCGCGGGACGATGTCTTCCGGACCTTTCTCAAGGTGCACGAAAAGCTCAAGGACGAGTATTTCGTCAACACCAAGGAAGACGATGACGATCCCTACGAGTCATCGCAGATCACCTGCCTGATCGCCAATCCCACCGGCATCTACGGCGTGTATTCGTACCGCGAGGTGTTTGCGTTCGACCGCTTCTGGGGCATCGGCTCGGGGCGCAATTTCGCGCTGGGGGCGATGTCGGCGGTGTACGACATGCCGGGCCGGACGGCGGCCGATATCGCGCGGGTCGGCGTGGCGGCGGGCGTGGAGTTCGACAAGAGTTCAGGCGGCCCGATCGAGGTGCACACGGTGCGCCTTCAGGATGGATAG
- the lpdA gene encoding dihydrolipoyl dehydrogenase yields the protein MSVVEIKVPDIGDYKDVDVIEVMVKAGDVVAVDQSLITLETDKATMDVPADVAGRIVEVKIKVGDKASQGTVIATVEAGAAAAAPAPAQAPAPAAAPAPAAAPAASTPAPQAAKHGGSADIECDMLVLGSGPGGYSAAFRSADLGMNTVLVERFSTLGGVCLNVGCIPSKALLHTAAIMDEVKAMASHGIVYSEPKVDLDQLRKHKETVVGKLTGGLAGMAKSRKVQVVRGVGTFLDPNHLEVQLTSGEGKQATGEKTVIRFAKAVIAAGSESVKLPFIPEDPRIVDSTGALELRQVPGKMLVIGGGIIGLEMATVYSTLGARIDVVEMLDSLMNGADRDLVKVWDKMNKSRFDKVMLKTKTVGVEAKPDGIYVRFEGEQAPAEPQRYDMVLVAVGRSPNGKRIGAEKAGVAVTDRGFIDVDKQQRTNVPHIYAIGDIVGQPMLAHKAVHEAHVAAEAAHGEKAYFDAKQIPSVAFTDPEVAWAGLTEDQCKAQGIKYGKGVFPWAASGRAIANGRDEGFTKVIFDEETHRIIGGGIVGTHAGDLISEICLAIEMGADAIDIGKTIHPHPTLGESVGMAAEIYEGVCTDVPPARKR from the coding sequence ATGAGCGTGGTGGAAATCAAGGTGCCGGACATCGGCGACTACAAGGACGTGGACGTCATCGAAGTGATGGTGAAGGCGGGCGACGTCGTTGCCGTCGACCAGTCGCTGATCACGCTGGAGACCGACAAGGCGACTATGGACGTGCCGGCCGACGTGGCAGGCAGGATCGTCGAGGTCAAGATCAAGGTGGGCGATAAGGCCAGCCAGGGCACCGTCATCGCCACGGTGGAAGCCGGTGCCGCGGCCGCGGCGCCCGCGCCGGCGCAAGCACCGGCTCCGGCGGCTGCACCCGCACCCGCCGCCGCTCCGGCCGCCTCGACGCCCGCGCCGCAGGCCGCGAAGCACGGCGGCAGCGCCGATATCGAATGCGACATGCTCGTCCTGGGCTCCGGCCCGGGCGGCTACTCGGCCGCGTTCCGCAGCGCCGACCTCGGCATGAACACCGTGCTGGTCGAACGCTTCAGCACGCTGGGCGGCGTCTGCCTGAATGTGGGGTGCATCCCGTCCAAGGCGCTGCTGCACACGGCGGCCATCATGGACGAAGTCAAGGCGATGGCCAGCCACGGCATCGTCTACAGCGAGCCGAAGGTCGATCTGGACCAACTGCGCAAGCACAAGGAAACCGTGGTCGGCAAGCTGACCGGCGGCCTGGCCGGCATGGCCAAGTCGCGCAAGGTGCAGGTCGTGCGCGGCGTGGGCACGTTCCTCGACCCGAACCATCTGGAAGTCCAGCTGACCAGCGGTGAAGGCAAGCAGGCCACCGGCGAGAAGACGGTCATCCGCTTCGCCAAGGCCGTCATCGCCGCCGGCAGCGAGTCGGTGAAGCTGCCGTTCATTCCGGAAGATCCGCGCATCGTCGACTCCACCGGCGCGCTGGAGCTGCGCCAGGTGCCGGGCAAGATGCTGGTCATCGGCGGCGGCATCATCGGCTTGGAAATGGCGACGGTCTACAGCACGCTGGGCGCGCGCATCGACGTAGTGGAGATGCTCGATAGCCTGATGAACGGCGCCGACCGCGATCTCGTCAAGGTGTGGGACAAGATGAACAAGTCCCGCTTCGACAAGGTCATGCTCAAGACCAAGACGGTGGGTGTCGAGGCCAAGCCGGACGGCATCTACGTCAGGTTCGAGGGCGAGCAGGCGCCCGCCGAGCCGCAGCGCTACGACATGGTGCTGGTGGCCGTGGGCCGTAGCCCGAACGGCAAGCGCATCGGCGCGGAAAAGGCCGGCGTGGCCGTGACCGACCGCGGCTTCATCGACGTGGACAAGCAGCAGCGCACCAACGTGCCGCACATCTATGCGATCGGCGACATCGTCGGCCAGCCGATGCTGGCGCACAAGGCGGTGCACGAGGCCCACGTCGCGGCGGAGGCCGCGCATGGCGAGAAGGCCTACTTCGATGCCAAGCAGATTCCGTCGGTGGCCTTCACCGATCCGGAAGTGGCCTGGGCCGGCCTGACCGAAGACCAGTGCAAGGCGCAGGGCATCAAGTACGGCAAGGGCGTGTTCCCGTGGGCCGCTTCGGGCCGCGCCATCGCCAATGGCCGCGATGAGGGCTTCACCAAGGTCATCTTCGACGAAGAGACGCACCGGATCATCGGCGGCGGCATCGTCGGCACGCATGCAGGCGACCTGATCAGCGAGATCTGCCTGGCGATCGAGATGGGCGCGGACGCGATCGATATCGGCAAGACCATCCACCCGCACCCGACGCTGGGCGAGTCGGTTGGCATGGCGGCGGAAATCTACGAGGGCGTCTGCACGGACGTGCCGCCCGCTCGCAAGCGCTGA